The following DNA comes from Candidatus Woesearchaeota archaeon.
CACAAGAGCGCTTTCCTAATCCTTTCAGAATAGGCGCTAATCTCCCCGCTTTCATATTCAATATGAGAAACGCTTATTGAAACCTTGTCATCCTTGTTTCTCGGAATTATGTGGAAATGAATGTGGGGAACAATCTGCCCTGCAAACTCGCTGTTGTTCTGGAATATGTTTGCGCCGGGAGAATTTGTTGCTTTCATCACCGCCGTTGCAACCTTCTTCACAGCAGCAATAAGCCCCTTAAGCTCATTTTCAGGAATGTCCTCTATTGTCTGGAAATGCCTTTTGGGAATGACTAATGTGTGCCCCTTGCTTGAGGGCATAATGTCAAGGAATGCTAAAAAATCCTTGTCCTCATAGATTTTTTCAGCGGGGATTTCCCCTTTTGCGATTTTGCAGAATATGCATTCAGGCATTTTATCCAAGCACCATTACACCATTCATTCTGTCTGGAGGAATTTTTTAAGCTCCTCAAGGCTTCCAACACGGTCCGGGAAGTCCGGGCGCCTGTTCTTCCTGTCCACAAGAACTGCCTTTATCCCTGAATCCTGCGCAGGCATTATGTCGCTTTCAATGCTGTCTCCTACAACAATTGCCTCATCAGGGCTTATGCCCGCGTCTGAAAGCGCATTTTCAAGCATTCTCCTGTCTGTTTTAAGGAATCCTGTCT
Coding sequences within:
- a CDS encoding HIT family protein, which translates into the protein MPECIFCKIAKGEIPAEKIYEDKDFLAFLDIMPSSKGHTLVIPKRHFQTIEDIPENELKGLIAAVKKVATAVMKATNSPGANIFQNNSEFAGQIVPHIHFHIIPRNKDDKVSISVSHIEYESGEISAYSERIRKALL